One window of the Candidatus Zixiibacteriota bacterium genome contains the following:
- a CDS encoding conserved membrane hypothetical protein (Evidence 4 : Unknown function but conserved in other organisms): MNRFRCSLIAIFLIFIPSLSFASQFMTRKTVSIGREEQIDDDIYIFSNNSKLYGRVNGDFTAFCYDINTVGEIGGNANLFGYRVDLNGTVEKSARLFGNIVNINGQVTGNLLAFGNDLSLGDKSSISRDANFYGQRMTIDGTVNGNLTVDGSDVVISGTINGDVKAEVEKLVIIPPANIKGNLHYTSKTEAVIENGAVVQGQTDWKKPEKKKSEEGEGISAFTVLLRLILFIMALLVGLVLIFLFKNHTAQSVNQIDRKFWFTLAVGCLTFIVCTAVALFFMILIIGLPLGIFLFGFGIMLFYVGKIYVAIYIGRLILRAVNRARPFALALEFILGLIILTILFQLPYLGWLIYTLTFLLGMGAAVNGYIALCRNYRNNAAPATAPGEPQAL, translated from the coding sequence ATGAATAGATTCCGCTGCAGCCTCATTGCGATATTTCTGATTTTTATTCCTTCCCTTTCCTTCGCTTCGCAATTCATGACCCGCAAAACGGTTTCAATCGGCCGGGAAGAGCAGATTGACGATGATATATACATTTTCTCCAACAACAGCAAATTATACGGCCGGGTCAACGGCGACTTTACCGCTTTCTGTTACGATATAAATACGGTCGGTGAAATCGGGGGAAACGCTAATCTCTTCGGATATCGGGTGGACCTCAACGGCACCGTTGAGAAATCGGCCCGCCTTTTCGGTAATATCGTCAATATCAATGGGCAGGTGACCGGAAATCTGCTGGCATTCGGTAACGATTTGAGCCTGGGCGATAAATCATCAATAAGCCGTGATGCCAATTTCTATGGGCAGAGGATGACCATTGATGGAACGGTCAACGGTAATCTCACGGTCGACGGAAGCGATGTTGTCATTTCCGGAACAATCAACGGCGATGTTAAGGCCGAGGTCGAGAAACTGGTTATTATACCTCCGGCGAATATCAAGGGAAACCTCCATTACACCTCCAAAACCGAAGCTGTCATAGAAAACGGGGCGGTCGTCCAGGGTCAAACCGACTGGAAGAAACCGGAAAAGAAGAAGAGCGAGGAAGGCGAAGGGATTTCGGCATTCACGGTTCTCCTGCGGCTCATTCTTTTCATCATGGCTCTCTTGGTCGGTCTGGTTTTGATATTTTTATTCAAGAACCACACCGCACAATCGGTGAACCAGATCGACAGGAAATTCTGGTTTACCCTGGCGGTCGGATGTCTCACTTTTATCGTCTGCACCGCCGTCGCGCTGTTTTTTATGATATTGATTATCGGCCTGCCACTCGGAATATTTCTTTTCGGATTCGGAATCATGCTCTTTTACGTGGGGAAAATATATGTCGCCATATATATTGGGCGATTGATTCTGCGGGCTGTCAATCGCGCCCGCCCTTTTGCCCTGGCCCTGGAATTTATCCTTGGACTGATAATTCTGACAATACTCTTCCAGTTGCCTTACCTGGGCTGGTTGATATATACGTTGACTTTTCTGCTTGGAATGGGGGCGGCTGTCAATGGATATATCGCTCTTTGCCGAAATTATAGAAACAACGCAGCCCCAGCAACTGCTCCGGGCGAACCCCAGGCCCTATAA
- a CDS encoding putative beta-galactosidase (Evidence 3 : Putative function from multiple computational evidences) yields the protein MLGVADDRFTIGKEVYYPFAVELHYFRVDKRYWSICFERIKRAGFRIISSAVPWNLHQDANKNIDFTGFSDSRKDLIVFLELAREFGFKVILRPGPWVSGQWPNGGLPQFLFSDLKIFARDSRGQELRLNDDAGVSGGYLPSYLHSHFQHFLRNYFKTFIETTRNYIHPRGPIFMVELDFETSFGHYLDPGAADYNPDVLAKYYPEFLMSIYEDIKKLNQAYREKAESFEAVEPPRNFAGLDTRDLPKVFDWFRFREHMLRTYLGALEELFKSYTVEPLFFRSLYFRHGDLLPAFNLVPKENQPMLGANIFPEGGYFDLLQKGRFLQGEFDFAWAASFVSGSAATERQIQVGVRNYPDGLRRFYLTAAMSSGFKGMNYYMFVDRDHWYGAPLAKDGTISSGYEVIKLFNAAILGVKLHELKSSKKICIIGNRMYQWLSLLDHPKEFQYVERLMSDASSGFCRDLMRLKLDYDIRETMDLEKLAKYDLVFVPMAEFMPAAQQEAIVELLKKGVNVVACGLMPKYDENFRECPILSRHLRLKTSLGEGIDIIKLKNQQFTSQIYGYILSTDPKVKKLATVNKKNVGVASSRYKGTFYLYTFNIGSGSDHNKMVFIEALLAENNISSALYCSDPSVDMALHKGEKRAVLYLVCPPAGELAASADTSSREVIIRVDLRKLGITSAKIKMTDLLAGEGTQSLKYTADSLKRGVPIKIDFPNGYMFLLDQK from the coding sequence ATGTTGGGCGTTGCTGATGACAGATTCACGATAGGAAAAGAGGTCTATTATCCCTTTGCCGTCGAACTTCATTATTTCAGGGTTGACAAGAGATATTGGTCAATTTGCTTCGAACGGATTAAGAGGGCTGGCTTCCGAATCATATCTTCCGCCGTTCCCTGGAATCTTCATCAGGATGCCAACAAGAATATTGATTTCACCGGTTTTTCCGATTCCCGCAAGGATTTAATCGTTTTTCTGGAGTTGGCCAGAGAATTTGGCTTCAAAGTGATTCTTCGTCCCGGCCCCTGGGTTTCCGGCCAGTGGCCAAACGGGGGGTTGCCACAATTTCTTTTTTCTGATCTGAAAATTTTCGCCCGCGATTCGCGCGGCCAGGAGCTGCGGTTAAATGATGATGCTGGGGTTTCCGGTGGCTATTTGCCAAGTTATTTGCATTCCCATTTTCAGCATTTCCTCCGCAACTACTTCAAGACCTTCATAGAAACAACCCGTAATTACATCCATCCCCGTGGGCCGATCTTTATGGTGGAATTGGATTTTGAGACATCCTTTGGCCACTATCTTGATCCGGGTGCGGCGGACTACAACCCCGATGTTCTTGCCAAGTACTATCCCGAATTTCTTATGTCGATTTATGAAGATATAAAGAAATTAAACCAGGCTTATCGGGAAAAGGCGGAGAGTTTTGAGGCCGTAGAGCCGCCGCGGAATTTTGCCGGCCTGGACACAAGGGACCTTCCCAAGGTCTTCGACTGGTTCCGATTCCGTGAGCATATGCTTCGCACTTATCTGGGGGCGCTTGAGGAGTTATTTAAGTCCTATACGGTGGAGCCGCTCTTTTTCCGCTCTCTTTATTTCCGACATGGCGATTTGCTTCCGGCTTTCAATCTGGTTCCGAAAGAGAACCAACCGATGCTCGGTGCGAATATTTTTCCGGAAGGCGGATACTTTGATCTTCTCCAAAAAGGACGATTCCTGCAGGGGGAATTTGATTTCGCCTGGGCGGCGTCGTTTGTTTCCGGCTCGGCTGCCACGGAAAGGCAGATTCAGGTCGGGGTTCGCAATTATCCCGATGGTTTGAGGCGCTTTTATCTAACCGCCGCCATGTCCAGTGGCTTTAAAGGAATGAATTATTATATGTTCGTCGATCGAGATCACTGGTATGGAGCCCCCCTGGCTAAAGACGGGACAATTTCCAGCGGCTATGAAGTCATCAAACTGTTCAATGCCGCCATCCTTGGAGTCAAGTTGCATGAATTGAAGAGTTCCAAGAAGATTTGTATTATTGGAAACCGGATGTACCAGTGGCTGAGTCTTTTGGATCACCCCAAGGAATTTCAATATGTGGAGCGATTGATGAGCGACGCTTCGTCCGGTTTCTGCCGCGACTTGATGCGTCTAAAACTCGACTATGATATCAGGGAAACAATGGATCTGGAGAAATTGGCCAAGTATGACTTGGTTTTTGTACCGATGGCGGAATTCATGCCGGCGGCCCAGCAGGAAGCGATAGTGGAACTTTTAAAAAAGGGCGTAAATGTGGTGGCCTGCGGGTTGATGCCGAAATATGATGAAAATTTCAGGGAATGCCCGATTTTGAGCCGGCACCTGCGTCTCAAGACATCCCTCGGAGAAGGGATCGACATTATTAAATTGAAGAACCAGCAATTCACATCTCAAATATATGGTTATATCCTTTCTACCGATCCCAAGGTCAAGAAACTGGCGACGGTTAATAAGAAGAATGTCGGCGTGGCTTCATCCCGCTATAAAGGGACCTTTTATCTTTACACTTTCAATATCGGGTCAGGATCGGATCATAACAAAATGGTGTTCATCGAAGCTTTGCTGGCCGAAAATAATATTTCCTCGGCGCTTTATTGCTCCGACCCGTCGGTCGATATGGCGCTCCACAAAGGAGAAAAGCGGGCGGTTCTGTATCTGGTCTGTCCCCCGGCCGGTGAGTTGGCCGCATCGGCTGATACCTCGAGCCGGGAAGTAATTATTCGCGTCGATTTGCGAAAGCTGGGCATCACATCGGCCAAGATAAAGATGACCGACCTTCTTGCCGGGGAGGGGACGCAATCCTTAAAATACACGGCCGATAGCCTTAAGCGGGGCGTTCCTATTAAGATCGATTTTCCCAATGGATATATGTTTCTGCTCGATCAAAAGTAA